In one Balaenoptera acutorostrata chromosome 5, mBalAcu1.1, whole genome shotgun sequence genomic region, the following are encoded:
- the RPL34 gene encoding 60S ribosomal protein L34, with protein MVQRLTYRRRLSYNTASNKTRLSRTPGNRIVYLYTKKVGKAPKSACGVCPGRLRGVRAVRPKVLMRLSKTKKHVSRAYGGSMCAKCVRDRIKRAFLIEEQKIVVKVLKAQAQSQKAK; from the exons ATGGTTCAGCGTTTGACATACCGTCGTAGGCTGTCCTACAATACAGCCTCTAACAAAACCAGGCT GTCCCGAACCCCTGGTAATAGAATTGTTTACCTTTATACCAAGAAAGTTGGGAAAGCACCAAAATCTGCATGTGGCGTGTGCCCAGGCCGACTTCGAGGA GTTCGTGCTGTGAGACCTAAAGTTCTTATGAGGTTGTCTAAAACGAAAAAACATGTTAGCCGGGCCTATGGCGGTTCCATGTGTGCTAAATGTGTCCGTGACAG gaTCAAGCGTGCTTTCCTCATTGAGGAGCAGAAAATCGTTGTGAAAGTGTTGAAAGCACAAGCGCAGAGTCAGAAAgctaaataa